Below is a window of Mesomycoplasma bovoculi M165/69 DNA.
AATCAAACACAAATGAGCAATCATTTGTGTTTTTTATTCTATTAATATATATTGTTTTTAAAAGTATAAGTAAGTAAATTAATCTATAAAAATGCTTTTAATTATTTTTATAAATATTTATGCTTTTAAAATGCTATAATTAAAAATATTTAATTTTAGTTAAATTATTATTTAAAAGGAGTACCACAAATGTCTAATAAAGATAAAGAATTTGATGTAGTTAAAGATTTTACAAACAAATTGGGTTTGAAAAATCGTACTGATGGTACTATCCCTTTTTATAAAAAAATAACAAATGGTAAACAGGCCACCAAACCTGATGGCTATTTTTATTATGAAGGTATTACCTTTATTTTAGATGCAAAAGCAGAAGGTAAAAAATTTACAGGTCAACTTAAAGACTATATGACCAATGAGCCCAACCCTAACTTTATTGGCTTTGAATACAACAAAAGTGAATTAAGAGTTTATCTCAAAGGTGAATTAGTTGCAAGTGAAACAACTGTGCAAAATAAGGAATATTATAAAAATACTTATTTTCCTAATTTAAAAGTTAATAATGCTCAAAAAGTTGCAGAAGAAACTAAGAACTTAGTTGATTTGTTTTGAAACGCCAATATCGACAAACAATTAAATGTTCACTTTATTGGCGCTATCTTTGTCATCAAAACTTTGCACAAAGACTTCGATAAGCTAATGCAAAATATCTTTAGTGACAATAATACTATTTCCATATTACAAAGATTAATACAAGCACTAAATAAAGAAATCGATAATAATGACAACATTAATAAAGTTCGTACTAAAAATTATTTAATCAGATGTCTTGAAGAGTCAACTATTCAAAATGCCAGTGTCAATGATATTCATAATATCTTAGAAACTATAGTAAGAATTTATAATAATATTCATCTTGATTCAGATTTTGAAGGTTTTGATATTATGAATCGCTTTTTGCAAGTATTTCGCAAATGAAATAGTGCAAATGCTAATGAAAAAGGTGAAGTGTTTACTCCAGACCATATTGCTCAATTAATGGCTGAATTAATTGATCTTAGCTATCAAGATCATATATTAGATCCAACTTGCGGAAGTGGAACATTTTTAACCAACGCTCTTGCCCTTATGGTTAAAGATGTTGAAAGCAAACTTGGAAGCAATAAGAAAAAAATAACAGAAGAAATTAGCACTATTAAGCAAAGTAGACTAATTGGGATTGAAGTCAATGAATTTAATGCAACACTTGCATCTGTTAATATGATGATGCACAATGATGGTAGTTCTATGATTATTTTTGACAATTGTTTCAATGCACTATCCGGTCTCACTTATAACAAAGTGTTAATGAATCCACCCTTTAATCAGAAAGATCATGAACTTAAATTCGTTTTAGAAACACTTAAATTTTTAAAAATTGGTGGCCTTTTAGCCACTATTGTGCCCAAAACGGTTTTAAAAGGTAAAAGTAGCAAAAATTTTTTTAATCAAGATTATTTAAAACAAATATTTAGTTTTTGTAAACTCGAAGCTGTAATTTCCTTACCTGATGACTTGTTTGCACCAAATGCAGGTGTGGCCACTGCAATTGCTATTTTTAAAAAAAATAGAGAATATGATCTTAATTTACTAAATCAGTCCACAACTAATTTTGAGCAACAAAGTCTTTTTATCAATATGAAAGATGATGGTTTTTATCATCCCAAAGATAACTTTCGATATCCAACAAGTAAATGAAATGAGATTAGGACTCAAGTCATAAATGCTTACAAGCATAAAATATATGATGAATTTTTAGCTTTTGAAAAAACAGTTAATTATAATGATCAACTCTTATTTGAGAACTTTAACTCCCATCGACCATATGAAGTGGTCCAAAGCACTTTTGTCAAAACCATTCGTGAAAATCTGGCAGCTAAAATTCTTTCTGGCATCAAAATTAAATACAATAAATACAATTTTAAAGATGACCCAGATTTTTATAACCATCAAGTTGAATTTAAAAAGTTTAAAATTGTTGAACTAATTGAAAAAATTGCAATTGGTTCAGAGAAAAAGTCTATTGATAGAAAAATTGAAAACAAATTTAAATCTGGCATTCCACTAATTATTGCTAAAAAGGACAACAATGGAGTTGGTG
It encodes the following:
- a CDS encoding HsdM family class I SAM-dependent methyltransferase: MSNKDKEFDVVKDFTNKLGLKNRTDGTIPFYKKITNGKQATKPDGYFYYEGITFILDAKAEGKKFTGQLKDYMTNEPNPNFIGFEYNKSELRVYLKGELVASETTVQNKEYYKNTYFPNLKVNNAQKVAEETKNLVDLFWNANIDKQLNVHFIGAIFVIKTLHKDFDKLMQNIFSDNNTISILQRLIQALNKEIDNNDNINKVRTKNYLIRCLEESTIQNASVNDIHNILETIVRIYNNIHLDSDFEGFDIMNRFLQVFRKWNSANANEKGEVFTPDHIAQLMAELIDLSYQDHILDPTCGSGTFLTNALALMVKDVESKLGSNKKKITEEISTIKQSRLIGIEVNEFNATLASVNMMMHNDGSSMIIFDNCFNALSGLTYNKVLMNPPFNQKDHELKFVLETLKFLKIGGLLATIVPKTVLKGKSSKNFFNQDYLKQIFSFCKLEAVISLPDDLFAPNAGVATAIAIFKKNREYDLNLLNQSTTNFEQQSLFINMKDDGFYHPKDNFRYPTSKWNEIRTQVINAYKHKIYDEFLAFEKTVNYNDQLLFENFNSHRPYEVVQSTFVKTIRENLAAKILSGIKIKYNKYNFKDDPDFYNHQVEFKKFKIVELIEKIAIGSEKKSIDRKIENKFKSGIPLIIAKKDNNGVGGLVEQYNQSWKNKIVIINGGDGGGGKTFYCDFEFAATNFVTICDLKPMWQNRFDDNALFYLSTVISERLHKYVNHGLTRKDLNPEIMIKLPVDSQGDLDIKYMSDYIANLKIRNN